A window of the Syntrophales bacterium genome harbors these coding sequences:
- the lysA gene encoding diaminopimelate decarboxylase, whose translation MNYFNYVDNKLWCEEVPVDDIAREVGTPFYLYSHGSMTHHFRVFDTAFADVPHIICFSVKSNSNIAILKIFVNEGGGMDVVSGGELYRALRAGADPNKVVYSGVGKRVDEIESALKAGILMFNVESSQELELINDCAGRIGKKAGIALRINPDIDPMTHPHIATGLKESKFGIDVEKSLDEYRKAKRLEHINIIGVDCHIGSQVTEISPFLDAVDRLKKLICLLREEDIDIKYLDLGGGLGITYDNETPPDPEEYARAVIDASNEIGCTFILEPGRVIVGNAGILVSKVLYTKSNVDKNFVIVDAGMNDLIRPSLYDSYHNIQPVMLRDRESFLADVVGPICESGDFLARGRMLPRLNKEELIAVMSAGAYGFTMASNYNSRPKIPEVLVKDDRYYIIREREEYSDLIKGEEIPEFLRG comes from the coding sequence ATGAATTACTTCAATTATGTGGACAATAAACTATGGTGTGAAGAAGTGCCGGTGGATGATATTGCCAGAGAGGTTGGCACACCATTTTATTTATACAGCCACGGGTCTATGACGCATCATTTTCGCGTCTTTGATACGGCCTTTGCTGATGTTCCCCATATCATCTGTTTTTCTGTCAAGTCCAATTCTAATATCGCTATACTGAAAATATTTGTGAATGAAGGCGGGGGAATGGACGTTGTTTCCGGGGGTGAGCTGTACCGCGCACTCAGGGCAGGCGCTGATCCGAATAAGGTAGTTTATTCCGGTGTTGGAAAGAGAGTGGATGAGATAGAGAGTGCCCTCAAAGCCGGAATACTGATGTTTAATGTTGAATCTTCCCAGGAACTTGAATTGATAAATGACTGTGCAGGGAGGATTGGTAAAAAAGCCGGGATCGCCTTACGAATAAATCCGGATATCGATCCGATGACACATCCTCATATAGCAACCGGCCTTAAGGAGAGTAAATTTGGAATAGATGTTGAAAAATCTCTGGACGAATACCGTAAGGCAAAGAGATTAGAGCATATTAATATTATAGGGGTGGATTGCCATATAGGTTCGCAGGTGACAGAGATTTCCCCCTTTTTGGATGCCGTTGACCGTTTAAAAAAGCTGATATGCCTTCTCAGGGAAGAGGATATTGATATAAAATATCTCGACCTCGGGGGCGGTCTCGGAATTACATACGACAATGAAACTCCCCCTGATCCCGAGGAGTATGCGAGGGCAGTCATCGATGCCTCGAATGAGATCGGGTGCACTTTCATACTTGAGCCCGGACGGGTGATTGTCGGCAATGCTGGGATACTGGTTTCCAAAGTGCTTTACACCAAGAGCAATGTTGATAAAAATTTTGTTATAGTCGATGCGGGAATGAACGATTTGATACGCCCCAGTCTCTATGATTCATATCATAACATTCAGCCTGTAATGTTGAGAGACAGGGAGAGTTTTCTTGCCGATGTTGTTGGGCCGATCTGTGAGTCGGGGGATTTTCTTGCAAGGGGGAGGATGCTCCCCAGGTTAAATAAAGAGGAGCTTATTGCGGTAATGAGTGCTGGTGCTTACGGTTTCACCATGGCATCGAACTATAATTCGAGACCTAAAATACCAGAGGTTCTTGTCAAGGATGATCGATATTATATTATAAGAGAAAGAGAAGAATATTCTGATCTGATCAAGGGGGAGGAGATACCGGAATTTTTGAGAGGATAA